In the Xanthobacteraceae bacterium genome, ATCACGCATTCTCCCGTGCAAGCGCGCGCCACGCGATGTCGCGGCGGCAGAAACCTTCCGGCCAGTCGATCAGCGAGATCGCGCGGTACGCACGCTCGCGCGCTTCCGCGACCGTCTTGCCAAGCGCGGTGACGTTCAGCACGCGCCCGCCGCTGGCGACGAGCTTGCTGTCCTGCAGCTTCGTCCCGGCGTGGAACACGGTGACGCCTTCCACCTCGTTTGCCTTCTCGATGCCGCGTATTTCCGAACCGCTCTGATACTTGCCCGGATAGCCCTTGTTCGCGAGCACGACCGTAATCGCCGCTTCGTCGCGCCAGCGCACGGAAGATTTATCGAGTTCGCCGTTCGCAGTGGCGAGCATCAGCGTCAGCAGGTCGTCCTTCATGCGCGGCATCAGCACCTGACATTCGGGATCGCCGAAGCGCACGTTGTATTCGATCAGCTTCGGGCCGTCCTTCCCGATCATCAGTCCGGCATAGAGCACGCCGCAATAGGGCGTGCCCGCTTTCGCCAGCGCGCGCGCGGTCGGCTTCACGATTTCTTCGAGCGTGATGCGCTCGATTTCTTTTGTGAATACGGGTGCGGGCGAATAGGCGCCCATGCCGCCGGTGTTCGGGCCTTCGTCGTTGTCGAACACGCGCTTGTGGTCCTGCGCGGAAGCGAGCGGCAACACCTGCTCGCCGTGGATCAGGCAGAAGAAGCTCGCTTCCTCGCCTTCAAGGAATTCCTCGATCACGACCGGCGCGCCGTTGCCCATCTCGAACACGGTATCGACCGCGGCCAGCGCTTCCGCTTCCGTCATCGCGACGATCACGCCCTTGCCCGCGTGCAGGCCGTCGGCTTTCAGCACGATGGGCGCGCCGTTCTTTTGAATGTAGGCGCGCGCTTCCTCGCGCGTCTTCGCTTCGAGGTAATGCGCGGTCGGAATATCGTTCTCCGCGCACAGCCGCTTGGTGAAGGACTTCGAGCCTTCCAGCGTCGCGGGAATTTTCTGCGGGCCGAATACCTTGATGTTCGCGGCCAGCAGGTCGTCGGCGAGGCCCGCGGTCAGCGGCGCTTCCGGCCCGATCACGACGAGACCGATCTTCTTCTCCTGACAGAAGCGGATCACCGCTGCGTGGTCCTCGACCTTCAGCGCGACGATCTCGGCTTCCTGCGCAATCCCCGGATTGCCCGGCGCGGCATAGAGCTTCGTCAAGAGCGGGCTGGCGACGAGCTTCCACGCCAGCGCATGTTCGCGGCCACCGGAACCGATCAACAGGACATTCATGCGCGTACGGACACTTCCCTAGAGGCGGCTTGATGTATCATGGGCCTGCCGCCATTTAGAGTCGCGAATGCCAGCATCCACAGCACCCACGAATCTGCCTGAAATCGGCGTTTCCGAACTCTCCGTGGCGCTCAAGCGCGCGGTCGAGGAGGCGTTCCCCTATGTGCGCCTGCGCGGCGAAGTCTCCGGCTATCGCGGACCCCATTCCTCCGGCCATGTCTATTTCAGCCTCAAGGATGCGAGTGCGAAGATCGACGCCATCATCTGGAAGGGCGCGTTCGCGAAAATGCGCTTCAAGCCGGAAGAAGGCATGGAGGTGATCGCGACCGGCAAGGTCACGACCTATCCGGGCAAGTCCAGCTACCAGATCGTGATCGACGCGCTGGAGCCGGCCGGCGCGGGCGCGCTGATGGCGTTGCTTGAGGAGCGCCGGAAGAAACTCGCGGCCGAAGGTCTGTTCGACGAGGCGCGCAAGAAACCGCTGCCGTATCTGCCGCGCGTGATCGGCGTCATCACCTCGCCAACCGGCGCGGTGATCCGCGACATTCTCCATCGCCTGAACGATCGCTTCCCGCGTCATGTGCTGGTCTGGCCCGTGCGCGTGCAGGGCGAGACCTGCGGACCGGAAGTCGCGGCTGCCATCGAAGGCTTCAACGCGATGGAAGAAGGCGGCGCGCTGCCGCGCCCGGATATTCTCATCGTCGCGCGTGGCGGCGGTTCGCTCGAAGATCTCTGGGGCTTCAACGACGAAGCGCTGGTGCGCGCGGCGGCTGCGAGCGAAATCCCGTTGATCTCCGCGGTGGGCCACGAAACCGATTTCACGCTGATCGATTTTGCCGCCGACCGGCGCGCGCCGACGCCGACCGCTGCCGCCGAAATGGCGGTGCCCGTACGCGGCGAACTGCTCGCGCTCGCGCGCGATCGCGGCGCACGGCTGGTCTCGTCCTGGGCGCGCATGGCCGAGCGCCTGAAATCAGAATTGCGCGGCCTCGCGCGCGGCATCCCGCCGCTCGACGCCTTGCTGGCGCTTCCGCGCCAGCGGCTGGACGGCGCGGGCGAACGCCTGCCGCGCGCATTGCGCGCCAACGCCCATGCGTTTCGCGTGAAACTCTCGCGCCTCGAAGCGCGGCATACGCCGAATGCGCTGCGTTCGCGCATCGAACTCTATCGCGAACGCAGCGTCGGCCTGCAAGCGCGCGCCGCGCGCGCGAGCGGCAATGCGCTCCGCAATGCAAGCGTGCGCTTGCAGGGTCTGGCGCAGCTTTTGAAATCTTACAGTCATCGCGGCGTGCTGGAGCGCGGCTTCGCGCTGGTGCGCGGCGCAGACGGGCATCCGGTGCGTTCGGTTACGAAGGCTCCGAAAGGCACGGCGCTCACCGTCGAGGTGGCCGATGGCAGCTTCGGCGCGGTTTCGACTGGCAGCGAGCCGGGCAGCCGCGAGGCCGCCGGGCCGCAGCCCGCGAAAGCCTCGAAACAGGGCAATCTGTTCGGCTGAGTGCATTTCCTTGCCGTAAACGATTGCGTGAGGTTGCGAATTTATGTTTTGCGCTCCCGCGTAAATCGCTCCATATATGGATTACTCCAAACGCGAACCCGCACATTCGAGATGAACCGTTTCGAACGCACCCCTTTGGCCGCCGGCGAAGCCGAGCTGCGCTATCTGGACGGCGACTACCGCATCGTCCGGCCGGGAAGCTATGTGCGCTGCGCGGTGACCGGCGTGCCGATTCCGCTCGACGAACTGAAATACTGGAGCGTGGATTTGCAGGAAGCCTATGCCACGCCGGAAGCAGTGATGGCGCGCCTGCACGGCAAGACGCCGTTGGCGCCGCGCTAGCGTTTTCGCGCCAGCGCTTCGTCGATAAATCCGCCGATCTCTGCCGTATCATCAAACGCGAGCGCGACGGGAAGCGTTTTCGATTTCTCTCTTAATTCGCGAAGCGCCGGGTCGCCTCCCATCCGCGCGAAATCTTTTTCCGTCGTGACCAGCGTCAGGCCGCCGCGTTCCGCCGCCGCGATCAACGCGGCCGCATCCGCGGCGCTGAAGCGGTGATGATCCGGAAACGCGCGGCGTTCCGCGACGCGAAGATCGTTCCGCTCCAGCGTGGCGAAGAATTTTTCCGGGAAACCAATCCCCGCAAATGCGAGCAGCGGCTTGCCGCGCAGCGCTGCGACCGCCGCCTCGCCCGGTGCGATGACGGCGGACAGGACCGCGAGATTGGCAAGGATCGCGGCGGACAAGGCGCGTTGTCCGCCCGTTCCCGCGCCTGCGGCCACCATCACGTGCGCCTGCGCGAGCTGGATCGGAAGCGGCGCGCGCAGTGGGCCAGCAGGGAAAACTTTTTCGTTTCCGATGCCGCGCTCGCCGTCCACGACGAGGATGGAAAGGTCTTTCTCCAGCGAAGGGTTCTGAAATCCGTCGTCCATCACCAGTACGTCCGCGCCGAGACTTTCCGCGAGCTTCGCGGAAGCCGCGCGGTCCGCGCCGATGATTGTCGGCGCTGTCGCGGCGAGGAGAAGCGCCTCGTCTCCGGTATCGCCTGCGGTATGTTTTTCCGGATCGACGCGCAGCGGCCCGGCAGCATTGCCGCCATAGCCGCGCGAAATGAAGAACGGCTTGCGCCCGCGTTCCTGTAGAAGTTTCGCGACCGCGATGGCTGCCGGAGTCTTCCCCGCGCCGCCGAGCGTCGGATTGCCGATGCAAATGACCGGAATATTCGCGCGATAGCCGGGGCGCTTCATGCGCTGCGCAGCGAAACCGCCGTAGACCGCACCAAGCGGCGCCAGCAACGTGGCCGCCAGTCCCGGCTTTTTCCACCAGAACGCAGGCGCACGCAGCGAGATCAATCCGGGCATCAGTGAAAGCGCAGTTGGACCAGATAGGGTTCGATGGCTTTTGCCGTGCGCGTCAG is a window encoding:
- a CDS encoding exodeoxyribonuclease VII large subunit — encoded protein: MPASTAPTNLPEIGVSELSVALKRAVEEAFPYVRLRGEVSGYRGPHSSGHVYFSLKDASAKIDAIIWKGAFAKMRFKPEEGMEVIATGKVTTYPGKSSYQIVIDALEPAGAGALMALLEERRKKLAAEGLFDEARKKPLPYLPRVIGVITSPTGAVIRDILHRLNDRFPRHVLVWPVRVQGETCGPEVAAAIEGFNAMEEGGALPRPDILIVARGGGSLEDLWGFNDEALVRAAAASEIPLISAVGHETDFTLIDFAADRRAPTPTAAAEMAVPVRGELLALARDRGARLVSSWARMAERLKSELRGLARGIPPLDALLALPRQRLDGAGERLPRALRANAHAFRVKLSRLEARHTPNALRSRIELYRERSVGLQARAARASGNALRNASVRLQGLAQLLKSYSHRGVLERGFALVRGADGHPVRSVTKAPKGTALTVEVADGSFGAVSTGSEPGSREAAGPQPAKASKQGNLFG
- a CDS encoding DUF2093 domain-containing protein is translated as MNRFERTPLAAGEAELRYLDGDYRIVRPGSYVRCAVTGVPIPLDELKYWSVDLQEAYATPEAVMARLHGKTPLAPR
- a CDS encoding tetraacyldisaccharide 4'-kinase; its protein translation is MRAPAFWWKKPGLAATLLAPLGAVYGGFAAQRMKRPGYRANIPVICIGNPTLGGAGKTPAAIAVAKLLQERGRKPFFISRGYGGNAAGPLRVDPEKHTAGDTGDEALLLAATAPTIIGADRAASAKLAESLGADVLVMDDGFQNPSLEKDLSILVVDGERGIGNEKVFPAGPLRAPLPIQLAQAHVMVAAGAGTGGQRALSAAILANLAVLSAVIAPGEAAVAALRGKPLLAFAGIGFPEKFFATLERNDLRVAERRAFPDHHRFSAADAAALIAAAERGGLTLVTTEKDFARMGGDPALRELREKSKTLPVALAFDDTAEIGGFIDEALARKR
- the purD gene encoding phosphoribosylamine--glycine ligase codes for the protein MNVLLIGSGGREHALAWKLVASPLLTKLYAAPGNPGIAQEAEIVALKVEDHAAVIRFCQEKKIGLVVIGPEAPLTAGLADDLLAANIKVFGPQKIPATLEGSKSFTKRLCAENDIPTAHYLEAKTREEARAYIQKNGAPIVLKADGLHAGKGVIVAMTEAEALAAVDTVFEMGNGAPVVIEEFLEGEEASFFCLIHGEQVLPLASAQDHKRVFDNDEGPNTGGMGAYSPAPVFTKEIERITLEEIVKPTARALAKAGTPYCGVLYAGLMIGKDGPKLIEYNVRFGDPECQVLMPRMKDDLLTLMLATANGELDKSSVRWRDEAAITVVLANKGYPGKYQSGSEIRGIEKANEVEGVTVFHAGTKLQDSKLVASGGRVLNVTALGKTVAEARERAYRAISLIDWPEGFCRRDIAWRALARENA